The region ggcttagacaagaagtgggtgggcaccaagagtTATCCCCCCTAAATCACCACCCaaaaaaagatctcagctggtgagaaaacgcttctttccatcttggcagtctgcagcaggcatgcactgaaaactgagcatgcgcaggcagtggtgtaggaaggggggcgggaggggcggtccgccccgggtgcacgcgctcggggggtgccagccccgctggttccctgctctctctgccccggaacaggttacttcctgttccggggcagagagagcagggaaccagcggggccgacgcagctccgagtgacgtgcactcggggcggatcggccctcccgcaggtaagaatgcggttcggggggggggttcgctctggagggggggtgcgccacagaggggggtgggggttcgcgccgtgctgtacccgggggggggggggtgcggagcggcgacccgccccgtgtgtcattagccctcgctacggcactgtgtgCAGGTGCcattattgtggagagtagcattttcgttaccatcagggggaaatcttgagccggctgagcttgggatccccatcagctaccactaaacgtgtgctactgttaggcgggcctgagccctaagtgggtgggccctggcccacccaggcccacctgtggctacgccactgacaagtAGGAAACCCGTAAGGATGAGCAGTgtaccatattttgtattgtttttttaaatatttttactgctctaattgcctattgctcatgtttgatctattcttactgtacactgccttgagtgaattccttcaaaaaggcagtaaataaatcctaataaataaaaaaaatatataaaaaaataaaaaggtgagTGAACAAACCACAAAACTACCTGTGCTTAAGGAGACACACAAATTAGATCAGAAAGATTCTCCTGCTACCTTGGAGAGGCAGAGCCCGGGGCAATCGCTggctcgggagggagggaggcatcaGGCTAGTTCTTGCCACACCGGGGAAGCCCAGAGCCTCTGAACTTCTTCCTGGGTTTGCTGTGTCACTAGTGCTGCACTTCGGGGACTCGCCTGCTGCTTAGGAGTCCGGACCCTACCAGCCAAGATGCCCGGGGGCAAGCGCTGGCTGGGGAAGGAGGTCCGCATCCTGCTGGGCGCCGTCCGCCGGTTCCCCGGCTTTAGGCAGCTGATATCTTCCAGCAGACAACGCAACCAGGATCTGTGGCGAGAGATCAGCAGCGAGCTGGCCGAACTGGGCTACCTGCGCACCCCGGATCAGTGCCGGAGCAAGTGGATGGCGCTGAAGAGGACCTTCTTCAAGGCGATGGACAACGTGGTGTTGCGGGGGCAACCCGTAGACCCCCGCTTCCTTCCCCACTACACCAAGATCAAGAGCATTTGGGAGAGGGCAGGGCGGCCCCGGTTCCGGCAGCGGTTGGCTCCAGGTGAGAAGCCCGAGCGTCCCCCACAAAACAGGACGCGGAGGTGTCCGGGTTTAGACGCgcaattttgcagataatatgcAGCATCTGTTGACAAAACTCGTAGGCTAAATTCTGCAGTGACCTGCTCTTTTACTCAAGCGAGCGCTGAAGTTTTTGGTTCACCTGAACTGCCCCATCTTTTCGCCCTCTGTCTGTCCCCCAGGGTAGTATTTCTAGGTAAAGTGCTTTAGTTTTACTGCGCCTTATAATCCGCGCAACAAACATAAGCACTTTACCTAAATACAACGCCAGGGGGCGAAAAGATGGGTCAGTTCAGGTGAAACAAAAACTTCAGtgcaagggaaagggaacttgatataccgccttttaaggtttttgcaactacgttcaaagtgctttacatagtatttacaggtacttatttgtacctggggcaatggagggttaagtgacttgcccagagtcacaaggggctgcaatgggaatcgaactcagttccccaggatcaacattcactacactaaccattaggctactcctccactagcagcagtccatgtagaagcctgcccttgcagattagcaatgcggctgcttctgtttctgtgagtctgacgtcctgcatgtatgtgcaggcggccacttgctgatctgcaaggacaggcttctacatggaatgttgctagtggaaaaatctcaaatagtagcaacagaatcttaatagtagcaacattccatgtagaatctctaatagtagcaacattccatgtagaatctccaatagtagcaacagaatctcaacattccatttagaatctccaatagggcaagggaactgggacttgatatactgcctttctgatgtttttgcatctacattcaaagcggtttacatatattcaggtacttattttgtaccatgggcaatggatatttaagtgacttgcccagagtcacaaggagctgcagtgggaatcaaacccagttccccataatcagagtccactgcactaaccactaggctactcctccactagcaacattctgtgtagaagcctgcccttgcagatcaccaatgcggccgcgcaggcttctgtttctgtgagtctgacgtcctgcatgtacgtgcaggatgtcagactcagaatcagaggcctgcgcagctgcgttgctgatctgcaagggcaggcttctacatggaatgttgctagtggaaaaatctcaaatagtagcaacagaatcttaatagtagcaacattccatctagaatctctaatagtagcaacattccatgtagaatctccaatagtagcaacagaatctcaacattccatttagaatctccaatagggaaagggaactgggacttgatatactgccttatctgaggtttttgcaactccattcaaagcggtttacatatattcaggtacttattttgtaccaggggcaatggagggttaagtgacttgcccagagtcacaaggagctgcaatgggaatcgaactcagttccccaggatcaaagttcactgcactaaccactagcctactcctccactccaaaagggTAGGTCATTGCAGAACTTTGCATATgatttttgctctttttttctttcttttttttttaaaggtaggtttgtttgttttttcttaaatTAGAGATGAAAATGTCTTATCACCCCTAAAATTCTCACACTAAATGTTAGTACTTATTAGAGAAGAGAACAAACTTTCCATTGTAGCCATCGGGATTTTGAAACTCTGTGATAAGATTGTAAACTGGGTCAGAGAAAATGTCCATAGATGAGCCCTGGATCTTGTCTCAGACAGTGGCCATGATTGGCTCTTTGGTGGCTTTACTGGATTCccctgttctactactactactacttaacatttctagagcgctactagggttacgcagcgctgtacagtttaacaaagaaggacagtccctgctcaaagagcttacaatctaaaggacaaaatgtcaagttgtgtTCTGGTGTCCTTATGGTGGGTGGGCGGCGGTCAGTtgttagagacgcccatctcAGGGCTGCTGAGACTGCTTGCATAGCCTAGAAGCCTCACCAATCTGTAGTTTCTCAGATCATCTttagaacactttttaaaaattggtattaTGTTGACACTTTCCAATCTTCAGATGATTTTAACAATGGTGAACAGATTTCCAATCATAGATCTGcaattatttctttttcagtaCCCTGGAGTCTATATTATTCGATCCAGGTCTTTAGCATATTAatttggagggggataatcgaacgggggcgcccatctctaaggacggccctgtagaggggtggggcaacctgtattatcgaaacaagatggacgtccatctttcctttcgataatacggtcggggatgccgaaATCattaaatttaggtcaaccttagagatggtcatccccggttttcgccgacaatggaaagtgaggacgcccatctcagaggaaaggaacgggcatgcatgaaggaaattgcatgcaaatgagctgctcactgttagctcatttgcacacgatttccttcctaaggaggggaagcgacggcagttgaggacgtccaaaatcggctttcgattatgccgatttgggcgaccttagaagaaggacgcccatctcccgctttgtgtcggaagatgggcgcccttctccttcaaaaataagcaggctggtctcttacatcttccaagatttgtttcagttcctcagtATCATCACCTTTAAATACCGTCTCTGGCATCGGTAGCTCCTTTCTAAGAAGGAAAGCCTGAAGCAAAGGATTCATCTAGTCTCTTCATTATGGTCTTGTCCTCCATGAGTGACCCTTTTACTCTTTGATGATCCactggtccaactgattcttttcagaggttttctgcttctaatgtgcCTGATAAAGTGTTTGTCTCTTTGAGAAATTTCTTTTcaattctcttttagctttccttatcagtgatttgcatctaacttgccagtgcttatgctgcttcctgttttcatttggttgctttttctatttttttaaagatcttcTGTTAGCCTCTTTTACCTCACctcttaaccatgctggctgtcatttggccttccttccactttttttttactacatgaaatatatttggtctgggcttccaagatggtattttgaaacaatgtccatgccGGCATTAAGCTCTTAATCTCTGCAGCTGCACCTTTTAGCTTCTTGCtttaccattttcttcattttattatagttggtCTTTTGGAAGCTACAGGTTCTGGATTTCTTACAAGATGGCCTAGAAAAAAGTCTGGCCTTGGCTTTGCTTTAGGTTCAGCTGGTGGCTTTGGCTTCTTTTCGGGAGCGATTGAAGGGCAAGCTCTTGGGTAGTCATCTGGACGTGGTTAGGTTCCTGAGAGGTGTAAATGTTCTGCGTCCGCCCCAGCGGCCTCCCTTTCCTTCTTGGCATGTTAGTCTGGTCCTCTTGGCGCTCATTCATTCTCCTTTTGAGCTGTAAGTTTCTATTTCCATCAAGGACGTACCTTGAAGGCAGTGTTCTTTGTAGCTATATTGTTGGCGAGGAGAGTGTTGAAATTGCAGGCTTTGTCCTGTAGAGAGCCCTTTTTGGAGTTCCTGGCAGATCCTGTAGTTTTGAGACCGGTTCCCTCATTTCTGCTGAAGGTTTTGTCATCCTTTCATGTCAAACCAACTTCTTATCCAGTCAAAGTCTtcacccattcatttacgcagatggtGTCTTCTGTAATACTACTATCTCGTATTCCTAATGTCTGTCAATGTCTTCTGTAATGCCACTTATCTTgtacttcatgaccatgtaacccaaaatccttctgtaaaaccaaatgtatatctcttgctatttccattatccatgatatatcgtaagccacattgagcctgcaaagaggtgggaaaacgtgggatacaaatacaataaataaaaaataaataaataaatgttggtgCAGTTGATTTCTATAGTGTGCTTTCTCCATTTATTAACTcaaatttgttcatgttatgatcactgttgccaGGCGGATTCAacactgcattccactaaggaccagCTATAAAATAattcctcctcttgttgtttcctgaaccagctgctccatgaaggcaattatttatttcatctaggaacttttCCTCCctagcattttctttttttttttctttataacacacttctttaacaaagcttacaataaccaccctcaatgatacaattcattccccaaatcacccaaacacacctaaaacatttctcatacaacctacccaacatcagcccatctatcacctctcttacctcagcttatgatcaactgtatttaaatcctgtactgactttatcataaccttactcagaccacattgagcctgcaaaaaggtgggataatgtggggtacaaatgcaataaataaatacatttaaatttttacaagcgataaaacaacttgctggaaatacagagaaagtaatatgtaggaattatttcagtcgggtaattctattctcttccttagaccactaaatagggagagtgaaacaagataaggagatcaattaaacagtaaacagacaaaagaaaccgtggtattaacctgattatccccagatattactcgtctaattcattattccacattgatcatctggttggcttcttcaaggccaatacggtgtacagtcaaatcatttcattgaaaacatacttattgtccaatattagttagaaataatacatctgattacattctttctcttttaaaaaccagaagttatttaacaatacatatacttaagtctctaattcaaatcccactgattaaagtaatcccagttttcacaggcttcactccttttaaagtaataatttgaggaaatatttctgaggaaaactttaggagtcatacctggaactctgggaaaaaaaataatctcgatattaattattcaaaatttctggtctattatcataaccacttcttgctcatgtagaatcatttgttatatcaattttttactcccaaagggttcagttgaattgtccatgtaactctctaattatatctgaaacaaaattatttactgccaccgttaggtcccgaagcgccttccagatggtattcaatgtaacctccatgggagctaaaaactccaagttgatttctcttaggtgtttaggagtggttccgccgattcgggttctgctgtaaatgtcctccgtttcagcatatgcctctaactcactcctccactcctttggacatggtggttaaataatttgggagcgatggagttgttttttccaggtccaagagcatcgacactCCTTCGCCGGCgataatcaaaggactcgccaaccctttcatctgtgggcagttcgccgcgcagcggtcccacacttgctgctcaggggacaaagcgctggccatcggcggctgaccgctggttgtccccttcctctcagttaaggtaactgcaattgcagagaggaaatttacgtaaagaagacgaaacttcaaagggcagctgggccgttgggcatatgaacttcaggtcgccatcttaccactctcccagtttgggacactctttgtctggcttctcctcagaggcctgtctgatatgggtaacccttcagcatagcccttcgagtcataggagtggcctagtggttagggtggtggactttggtcctggggaactgagttcgattcccacttcaggcacaggcagctccttgtgactctggacaagtcacttaaccctccattgccccatgtaagccacattgagcctgccatgagtgggaaagcgcagggtacaaatgtaacaaaaataaaatagatactattggagattctacatggtgtTGAGAATTTGGGGGTCCCGAGCCTCCCCccgaaggctggagtgaccttaatctgactccatctctaaataacactagtactggggtaatccaggagttatgaggttctaaaaggaattgcctcttgctgtactataattatacaatggaatgttgctactactggagattctacatggaatgttgctactattggagattctacatggaatgttgctactactgagattctgttcctactattggagattctacatagaatgttgctattccactagcaacattccatgtagaaggctgcgcaggcttctgtttctgtgagtctgacgtcctgcacgtacgtgcaggacctcagactcacagaagcagaagcctgcgcggccacattggtgatctgcaagggccgacttctagtggaatagcaacattccatgtagaatctcaaatagtagcaacagtggaggagtggcctagtggttatggtggtggactttggtcctggggaactgagttggattcccacttcaggcacaggcagctccttgtgactctgggcaagtcacttaaccctccattgccccatgtaagccgcactgagcctgccatgagtgggaaagcgcagggtacaaatgtagctaaaataaaaaaaattgaaacactCCCTAGCATTTTCTGATGTGGTATTTATCCAGTTAATACTGAAGTAATTTTACCCACTGACTTTGCAGGTATTTGTAAGGGGGTGTTCACAGGGGTGGAAcacaggcagggctcccacttacttGAGTAACTTACACAGTACTGTAAATTATGCACATCCGTACTGCGTCTAGATGCCCACAACTATATCTGCTCTATTGGTGGCATTAAGTGCGGGCATTAATATGTTGGACACactgataccaggttatgcttGTATTCTACTGCATAACAGAACTGGGATCATATGTGCCCATTTATCAATCTGTCAACTGGTTCCCAGTTAGCAAAGAAcagaatttaaaatgaattgtatAGTGCATaagacagtggcgtagcgggtgagagatccaagatggcgtcgttGTGAATTGCTACACCGGACGCCCTCAGATTCGCTCTGGAATTCGAGCTGGGGAGGATTCCAGAACCCCATTGAGAAATGGGGAAGAGGCGAGGAAAAGTAAAGGGGCTTCCCTCAACCCCTGCTGGGACTCACCCTTCACAGCAGTCGACACTGGAACGATTTGGAGTGACGACCGGACCTGTTTTGACCTCTTCCCCTGCTATCAGTGCTGACCTGGTCGAGTTAGCCGGCAGTGTAGACGGGGTTTTATCTGAGCCCTGTCGAACGTGCGGCTCCCCCacagccaggaggaggaggaggcgtgGTATCGGAGCCTGCCGTTCGACTCTCAGAAGAAGAGGAGCCaactgagcggggggggggggggggggggggggggggggcctgactaTGCCTGGTACAGAGGTGGAGAGAGGTCTGGTAGGACAACAATTTTCTAATTTTTCTACTATGATAGATGATAATTTGAACCAGATCCTCAAAACCCCCCCTCCTGACTTTACATTGGGCTTAATAAgtaaaccagccgtagtgacaatggagtcactctgggatctAAGATTCAACTTGCATTCTTCTTTGCAAACTCTGATTTCAAAAAATACGTTGGAAATTAAAGTTTTGTCTGAGGCAATCCTGACCCAGGAACAAATAAACACCCAACAGTACTCTGAAGTTAAACAGATTGGGGAAAAGCTTTGTAAATTGGAAAATTTAAGCCAAGTCTCAATTAAGGAAAATAACTTTACCTTACGTAGGATAGAATATCTAGAAAACCAATCAAGGAAACAATTTCAGACTACCTAATTTTCCAAGATCTCCGTTGATATCAACTGTGGATATGGTTATAAGATATATGGTTGAGGTCCTGGGGATGTCGAGTGAATCACTGCCTCCTGTATATTTTCAGAATGTAAAATCTGGAAATGGAATAGATTGACCTCAAATGGGAGATGGTATGAACTTAACATCCTTTTTGGAATCGTCAATAGAAGTTATTACTCAAAGAAGTACTGCTGTAGTGACTTTTGCCCCTGGAGATGGATAAAGATGCCATTATGAGACTATTCTTCAGACATTTGGACTCACTGTTCTTTGGTGCTAAGATAAGAATTTACCCAGATTTATCTAGGGAGACGCAGGAGaggcgcaaggcctttttggcatTGTGTCAACGGACTTTACCTTTAGGGGCTAATTTTGTCCTTAAATTTCCATGTATATGTCGACTATTATATCAATCAAAAATTTTTCAATTCTGAATGTGTGATTAACAGAAAGGGCACTGCATAAGGTAGCTTGGAGGAATGAAATAGGGTGGTGGCAATTGccgtgtaacatagtaacgtagtaacatagtagatgacggcagaaaaagacctgcatggtccatccagtctgcccaagacaaactcatatgtgtataccttaccttgaatttgtacctgtccttttcagggcacagaccatataagtctgcccagcagtatttcccgcctcccaaccaccagtcccgcctcccatcaccggctctggtacagaccgtataagtctgccctcccctatcctcgcctcccaaccaccaccccctcttccccccacctgctccgccacccaatttcagctaagcttctgaggatccattccttctgcacaggattcctctatgcatatcccacgcatgtttgaactccgttaccgttttcatctccaccatctcccgcgggagggcattccaagcgtctaccaccctctccgtgaaaaaatacttcttgacatctttcctgagtctgccccccttcaatctcatttcatgtcctctcgttctaccgccttcccatctccggaaaagattcgtttgcggattaatacctttcaaatatttgaacgtctgtatcatatcacccctgttcctcctttcctccagggtgtacatgttcaggtcagcaagcctctcttcatacgtcttggaacgtaaatcccataccatcctcgtagcttttctttgcacctcttccatttttttaacatccttcgcaagatacagcctccaaaactgaacacaatactccaggtggggcttcaccaacgtcttatacaggggcattaaaacctcctttcttctgctggtcactcctctctctatacagcctagcaatcttctcgctactgccaccgccttgtcgcactgtttcgtcgccttcaggtcctcagatactatcaccccaagatccctctccccgtccgtgcctatcagactctccccgcctaacacatatgtctcccttggatttctactccctaagtgcatcactttgcatttcttcgcattgaattttaattgccaaacgttagaccattcttctagcttcttcagatcttttttcatgttttccacaccctccggggtgtccactctgttggaaatcttggtgtcatccgcaaaaaggcaaactttaccttgtaacccttcggcaatgtcactcacaaatatattgaacagaatcggccccagcaccgaaccctgaggcactccactactcacctttccttcctccgagcgaactccattcaccaccaccctctggcgtctgtccgtcaaccagtacctaatccagttcaccacttcgggtcctatctagtttatttaagggcctcctgtggggaaccgtgtcgaaagccttgctgaaatctaagtagatgacgtccatagcacgtccttgatttaattctcccgtcacccagtcaaagaattcaatgagattcgtttggcacgatttccctttggtgaaaccatgttgtctcggatcttgcaacttattggcttccaggaaattcactatcctttccttcagcatggcttccattacttttccaataaccgaagtgaggcttaccggcctgtagtttccagcttcttccctatccccacttttgtgaagagggaccacctccgccgttctccaatccctcggaacctctcccgtctccaaggatttattaaacaagtctttaagaggacccgccagaacctctctgagattagtctaattatatatatatattatataattgtataattatatgattttattttatttttctttcttggatCTGGTAGGGTTGTTTCCCTATGTTGTGGTCGATGAGATTTAGATTATTTCACCGTATGTAAAGGGAATTATTTGAATGTAATATTACAAATTTCCATTTATTCATCTGTGCTTGAGTTGTATAAGTCataaaaatttaataaatgaaaaaaaaagacagtggctcagctaggtggggccacgagggcctgggccccccaaatttgctttgggcccctggttggctggtggggatccccaacccccacaagcTGAAGATTTCATCCAGCGCTGATCTGCAGTgatgctgccgcattgcctgctctGCTGTCTCTTCTCCTCACGttgggcatgctcagtttcaataaAACAagcatgctggacatgaggggaagagagagcagggcaggcaatgcagcggtgctggagaccagtgctggacgaagtcttcagctgtcaGGGGTTGGGGGACTCCCCCCTCCCACGCCAGGCAAGGTATTTGCagcggcggtgcttcagctggtgggggttggggactcccaccagccaagatgtacagcggcgGCAGCGGAGGGGGGCGACGGCAGggtggtgaccaaaatgtgcctcctcacctcctggccccctcctacctcaaggtctggctacgcccctggccataGGCgaccggtataagaggcttggggaggctaagcctccccagccacaagttACAAAGCAGCAGGATGGCTCTTGGATCCGCAGTTTCTCATTTTCCGTCGCCGTCTTTGTTCTTTTCCGTTCTTGCTGCCTGCGCCCGTCgcggtttctcctctttccctcccccgcgCCTTCAGGGCTGCGCTGCATGATCGAGTCCTGTGCTGAGTGCTCCCGAGTCCCGCCTTTATCGCTAGCGGTACTATAGTAAATAGCAAT is a window of Microcaecilia unicolor chromosome 2, aMicUni1.1, whole genome shotgun sequence DNA encoding:
- the LOC115461767 gene encoding uncharacterized protein LOC115461767; the protein is MPGGKRWLGKEVRILLGAVRRFPGFRQLISSSRQRNQDLWREISSELAELGYLRTPDQCRSKWMALKRTFFKAMDNVVLRGQPVDPRFLPHYTKIKSIWERAGRPRFRQRLAPGFINQVTQREPQETSSNRRSEVIVIPSGTDSERDWLAEELPSTSNEQAFSSQQRINNLLIWSRSPTPPEQRCEDHQDWQRSPTPPEHTVGQETAEASTSPTHPHVKNQFQSRK